Within Micavibrio sp. TMED2, the genomic segment TCATCACCCGCTCCATTTTGCCAGCAAGTCCATAGGTAGCGCGTTGGTTTCCCGTTCTCAGGGGTGCATGGCCAGCGCGTTTTTTTGTGCCTGATGTCTCGCGCCAAGCATTAAGGACCGATCACGTGAGTAGTGATAAGCATATTCTCGTCACCGGCGGCGCAGGCTATATCGGCAGTCATGCCTGCAAGGCATTGAGGGCAGCTGGTTATACACCGGTGGTTTATGACAATCTCTCCACCGGTAATCGCTGGGCCGTGCAATGGGGCCCGTTCGAGCAGGGCGATGTTCTCGATCGTGACCGGCTGCAGGCGGTAATCGAGACCTATAAACCGCTGGGCATCATGCATTTTGCAGCCCTGACCCTGGTCGGTGAATCCGTCAAAAATCCGGCACTGTATTATCACGTCAATGTCACCGGTGCGCTCAACCTGATCGAGCTGTGCCGCGCCCATGACATCCGGGCCTTTGTGTTCTCCTCCACCTGTGCGGTTTATGGCCAGCCGGAACAGCAGCCGATTGACGAGGACCTGCCGCCAGCGCCGATCAATCCCTATGGCGCCAGCAAGCTGATGGTCGAGAATATCCTCGCTGATTACAGCCAAGCCTATGATCTGCGCTATATGGCGCTGCGCTATTTCAACGCCGCCGGGGCCGATCCGGCGGGCGAGATCGGTGAACACCGAGCGGTTGAAACCCATCTTATCCCGCTGATGCTCGACGCTGTCACCGGCAGCCGCGAGCCGCTGACCATTTTCGGCGATGATTACGCCACTGCCGATGGCACCGCCATTCGCGACTATATCCACGTCACCGACCTCGCCGAGGCGCATCTGCGCGCCCTCAACCTGCTGCTTGAGGATTGCCCAAGTGCAACCGTCAATCTCGGCACCGGGCGCGGCATATCGGTGAAACAGGTGCTGGATACTGCCGAACGGATTACCGGTCGCGCGGTGCCATACAGCATGGGCGCGCGGCGTGAGGGCGACCCGGCAGCGCTGGTAGCCAATCCGGCACGAGCGGAAAAACTGCTCGGACCCGGACTGACCCAACGGTCGTCACTGGACACGATTATCGAAACCGCCTGGCAATGGCAGCAGAAACGACCAGCGGTTTAAGCAGGGTTTTCAGGCCGGTTGATCGGCCATGCGCACCACCGGTACCGGCAGCAGCGATGCCAGCGCCGTTGGCATGGTCATCTGCCAGCCACCGGATCTTGATGGGGTGCCGGTGCGGGCAGGTCGGACAGGGCTATGGTCGGTCGCATGGGCAATCGACATCATGCGTTTGCGG encodes:
- a CDS encoding UDP-glucose 4-epimerase GalE, giving the protein MLVTGGAGYIGSHACKALRAAGYTPVVYDNLSTGNRWAVQWGPFEQGDVLDRDRLQAVIETYKPLGIMHFAALTLVGESVKNPALYYHVNVTGALNLIELCRAHDIRAFVFSSTCAVYGQPEQQPIDEDLPPAPINPYGASKLMVENILADYSQAYDLRYMALRYFNAAGADPAGEIGEHRAVETHLIPLMLDAVTGSREPLTIFGDDYATADGTAIRDYIHVTDLAEAHLRALNLLLEDCPSATVNLGTGRGISVKQVLDTAERITGRAVPYSMGARREGDPAALVANPARAEKLLGPGLTQRSSLDTIIETAWQWQQKRPAV